In bacterium, a single window of DNA contains:
- the rpmG gene encoding 50S ribosomal protein L33 has translation MRNIITLVCSECGNKNYYTTKKKQTGQKKKIELKKFCPKCGKHVLHKEGK, from the coding sequence ATGAGAAATATAATAACTTTAGTTTGTTCAGAATGTGGAAATAAAAATTATTACACTACAAAGAAAAAACAAACAGGACAGAAGAAGAAAATTGAATTAAAAAAATTTTGTCCTAAATGTGGGAAGCATGTTCTCCATAAAGAGGGTAAATAA
- the secE gene encoding preprotein translocase subunit SecE, producing the protein MKKKISDFFNEVKAELKKVTWPEKKMLKRTTVIIVIFIFIMALYIGIIDLIFSKVIILFLR; encoded by the coding sequence ATGAAAAAGAAAATATCTGATTTTTTTAATGAAGTAAAGGCAGAGTTAAAAAAAGTTACCTGGCCTGAAAAAAAAATGTTAAAGAGAACAACAGTTATTATTGTTATTTTTATTTTCATAATGGCTCTTTATATTGGAATTATTGACCTGATATTTTCAAAAGTGATTATTTTATTTTTGAGGTAA
- the nusG gene encoding transcription termination/antitermination protein NusG, which translates to MGKWYILHVRTGQEEKIRKLLENQLNKKEKQITQIVIPKEEIVERGKEEKKTTRRFWPGYMLIEIAPEFDNEILWHRIRTTTGVLNFLGAGDKPVPLQPEEAKNVIGEVEKRKSKPTPKVEFKEGDKVEITEGPFMNFTAIVEEVYPDKGRLKVSVSAFGRSTPLELSFWQVEKI; encoded by the coding sequence ATGGGAAAATGGTATATTTTACATGTTAGAACAGGGCAGGAAGAGAAAATTAGAAAACTTCTTGAGAATCAACTTAATAAGAAAGAAAAACAAATTACACAAATAGTTATCCCAAAGGAAGAAATAGTTGAAAGAGGAAAAGAGGAGAAAAAAACAACAAGAAGATTCTGGCCTGGATATATGTTAATTGAAATAGCGCCTGAATTTGATAATGAAATTTTATGGCACAGAATAAGGACAACGACAGGAGTACTAAATTTTCTTGGTGCAGGTGATAAGCCAGTTCCTTTACAACCAGAAGAAGCAAAAAATGTTATAGGAGAAGTTGAAAAAAGAAAAAGCAAACCAACTCCGAAAGTTGAGTTTAAAGAAGGAGATAAAGTTGAAATAACAGAAGGTCCATTTATGAATTTTACAGCAATTGTTGAGGAGGTTTATCCTGATAAGGGACGACTTAAAGTAAGTGTCTCTGCTTTTGGAAGAAGTACTCCTCTTGAACTTAGTTTCTGGCAGGTTGAAAAAATATAG
- the rplK gene encoding 50S ribosomal protein L11: MVEKKIKAVVKLQIPAGKATPAPPVGPALGQHGVNIMEFCKAFNDVTKGKEGTVPVVLTIYEDKTFNFIIKTPPTSELIKKYANIVKGSAIPNREKIGKITRKQIEEIAKIKLPDLNTKDIKEAMKIVEGSAKSMGIEIID, translated from the coding sequence ATGGTAGAAAAGAAAATCAAAGCAGTTGTTAAACTTCAAATACCAGCAGGAAAAGCAACTCCAGCACCACCTGTTGGACCGGCACTTGGTCAACATGGTGTAAATATTATGGAATTTTGTAAGGCATTTAATGATGTGACAAAAGGAAAAGAAGGAACAGTCCCTGTTGTTTTAACAATTTATGAAGATAAAACATTTAATTTTATAATAAAAACACCTCCAACTTCCGAATTAATAAAAAAATACGCAAATATTGTAAAGGGTTCAGCAATTCCTAATAGAGAAAAAATTGGCAAAATAACAAGAAAACAAATTGAGGAAATTGCAAAAATTAAATTACCCGACTTAAATACAAAAGATATAAAAGAAGCAATGAAAATTGTTGAGGGTTCTGCAAAAAGCATGGGTATTGAAATTATTGATTAG
- the rplA gene encoding 50S ribosomal protein L1 has protein sequence MGKRYSTLLEKAEKDKLYTIEEAIDKLKEMHSVKFDETVELSIKLGIDPKKLQQPIRGSVVFPYGIGKEVKILVFATGELAEKAKNAGADYVGGNELVEKIKSGWLDFDAVVSTPDMMKVVSPLGKILGPRGLMPNPKTGTVTNNVEEIVKELKKGRIDYKMDKEGNIQIPCGKISFDKEKLVENIIEAIKNVLSVKPSSVKGIYINNMYLSLTMSPSLKLNSTRILQELKIS, from the coding sequence TTGGGTAAAAGGTATTCTACTTTATTAGAAAAAGCAGAAAAAGATAAACTTTATACGATAGAAGAAGCAATAGATAAATTGAAAGAAATGCATTCTGTGAAATTTGATGAAACAGTTGAATTATCTATAAAATTAGGTATAGACCCGAAAAAATTGCAACAACCAATAAGAGGAAGTGTTGTTTTTCCATATGGGATAGGGAAGGAAGTAAAAATACTAGTTTTTGCAACAGGTGAATTAGCAGAAAAAGCAAAAAATGCAGGAGCAGATTATGTTGGTGGAAACGAACTTGTAGAAAAAATAAAAAGTGGCTGGTTGGACTTTGATGCAGTTGTTTCTACTCCTGATATGATGAAAGTTGTTTCACCCTTAGGTAAAATACTTGGTCCAAGAGGGTTAATGCCAAATCCAAAAACAGGAACTGTTACTAATAATGTAGAAGAAATAGTTAAGGAATTAAAAAAGGGAAGAATTGATTATAAAATGGATAAAGAGGGAAATATTCAAATTCCATGTGGGAAAATTTCTTTTGATAAAGAGAAATTGGTAGAAAATATTATTGAGGCAATTAAGAATGTGTTAAGCGTTAAACCATCTTCTGTTAAAGGAATATATATAAACAATATGTATTTATCTTTAACTATGTCCCCTTCTTTAAAACTTAATTCTACCAGGATATTACAAGAATTAAAAATTTCCTGA
- the rplJ gene encoding 50S ribosomal protein L10, which translates to MKKMNKNKKKEIVNWLTEEFKNSKIYLLVNFSGLSVLEMQNLRQLIKENNGDIKVIKSSLIERTFKNLSKDEAVNYLGGPIFVVWTKDGDEIEIIKKLYAFGKRVGKIAVKGGVINNKISDAEFFEKLSKLPSIKEIQSELIYAIKFPVIRITNLMRSPVVRIVNILNQISQK; encoded by the coding sequence ATGAAAAAAATGAACAAGAATAAGAAAAAAGAAATTGTAAATTGGTTGACAGAAGAATTTAAAAATAGTAAAATATATCTTTTAGTTAACTTTTCAGGACTTTCTGTTTTAGAAATGCAGAATTTAAGACAACTTATAAAAGAAAATAATGGTGATATAAAAGTTATAAAATCAAGTTTAATTGAAAGAACATTTAAGAATTTAAGTAAAGATGAAGCAGTTAATTATTTGGGTGGTCCAATTTTTGTTGTATGGACAAAAGATGGGGATGAAATTGAAATAATAAAAAAACTTTATGCCTTCGGGAAAAGGGTTGGTAAAATAGCAGTAAAAGGTGGAGTAATAAATAATAAAATAAGTGATGCAGAATTTTTTGAAAAATTAAGTAAACTTCCTTCAATAAAAGAAATTCAAAGTGAACTTATATATGCAATAAAATTCCCTGTTATTAGAATTACCAATTTAATGAGAAGTCCTGTGGTAAGAATTGTAAATATATTAAACCAAATATCTCAAAAATAA
- the rplL gene encoding 50S ribosomal protein L7/L12 codes for MAEEKNVLDEIVEKVEKLTAIELSELATKLEEKFGVKGMVGPVAVSSVPGVAGQEEKKEEKTTFDVILKGFGSNKIQTIKEVRAITNLGLKEAKELVESAPKPIKEKISKEEAEEIKKKLETVGAEVEIK; via the coding sequence ATGGCTGAGGAAAAAAATGTATTGGATGAGATTGTTGAGAAAGTTGAAAAACTTACAGCGATTGAGTTGTCGGAATTGGCAACAAAATTAGAAGAGAAGTTTGGAGTTAAAGGTATGGTGGGTCCTGTTGCAGTGTCATCTGTACCAGGTGTTGCAGGACAGGAAGAAAAGAAAGAAGAAAAGACAACTTTTGATGTAATTTTAAAGGGATTTGGAAGTAATAAGATACAGACAATAAAAGAAGTAAGGGCAATTACAAATTTGGGATTGAAAGAAGCAAAAGAATTGGTTGAATCAGCTCCAAAACCAATAAAAGAAAAAATTTCAAAAGAAGAAGCAGAAGAAATAAAGAAGAAATTGGAAACAGTGGGGGCAGAAGTAGAAATAAAATAA
- the rpoC gene encoding DNA-directed RNA polymerase subunit beta': protein MERKGSSFSFLEEKNEFNNKVVENVEIPDLLLVQKKSYEEFLQQNILPGKREVKGIEEVLRKIFPIESKNGNLILEYVNYTIELPVYSVEECIENGLTYDGKFKIKVRLAIKNHETGKIISVKEQEVYIGSIPLMTESGSFIINGIERVVVNQLLRCPGVYFKEEEINGQKTLYSAKVYPLRGLWIEFHIDSHNCLILFLGRKKVIGTMFLKALGLTNEDIVKEFYGSEEKMPENSILRQTLLRDTTKTREDALKEIYKELRPGYPPIIKEAESFFNSLFFSDELYSLSEAGRAQINRKLNLNLTQQHLTKEDIIGIIKYLLNLTEKGEGTTDDIDHLGNKRVRTTGEIVKEHLYEGFLRMRRYCEEKMKIIPPEEVDKKVTPQDFINGKVLMTVLNDFFARNQLSQFLEKINPLSEITHKRRVTAVGEGGIKERKRAGFEVRDVHYTHFGKICPIETPEGANIGLIGSLTVHSRIGELGFIVTPYFKIENGKVTDKIEYLNANDEENFKIAPPDVEVDPKTKEIKEEVVKVRVKDGLFEVVPKNEVDYIGVSPIQIVGVTASLIPFLEHDDSNRALMGSNMQRQGVPLIKSEVPLVKTGMERFVIRDSGSVVKVRSDGIVKYVSAEKIVIEKQEKGIFPWEKEDIYYLKKFTRTNQDTCFHQRPVVDIGDRVKKGQIISDGLATSKEGELALGKNLLVAFMPWHGYNYEDAIILSERMVKEDVFTSIHIREFPVEARETELGPEEITADLPNVPESRLKNLDKNGIIRVGAEVEADDILVGKITPRGESELTPEEKLLRVIFGEKAKDVQNTSLKVPPGIKGVVVNVRKYERRENIKEEDIKKELNKVNKEYKEKEKIIKEIIKEQIEKTLKLHNIKAKVTTTKETWNKIVEKIQDEKVKEKLQKLIDIENEEIKKLKKELRDKENKIKKGPELEMDVIYKIVVEIAVKKKVSVGDKMSGRHGNKGVISKILPEEDMPFIEDGTPVDIILNPLGVPSRMNIGQILETHLGIALKTLGYSYETPIFKSIKELEIKELLKKGGLSENGKMTLYDGQTGEKFSQPITVGYIYMMKLIHLADEKIHARATGSYSLITQQPLGGRSQFGGQRLGEMEVWALEGYGAAHTLKEMLTVKSDDTEGRKQIYESIAKGIDFKSNNTPESFNVLKRELQGLGFDLRVEKRNIGGKSKEIVTIKVASPTVMRSWSHGEVKKAETLNYRTLRPEREGLFCERIFGPTKDYECACGKYKKLRYKGIICDRCGVEVTTKRVRRERMGHIELATPVSYVWLFKSSSNWMGMLLDLSQSELEMVFYYARYIVIDPGKTNLTKKQLLTESEYYEMTEKHGNAFRAEIGAEAIFHLLKEIDLISLEEQIKQSLSKMKKNERETKRKLIKKLRMIQGLLKTNTKPEYLVTNIIPVIPPDLRPLLPLDGGKFVASDLNDLYQRVINRNNRLKKLIKLQAPDIIIRNEKRMLQESVDALMDNGKHGNTILGKGRRPLKSLADALRGKQGRFRQNLLGKRVDYSGRAVIAVGSELKLNECGVPKEMALELFSPFVLRELRKKEYFHTLGSAKRAIRENKEEVWEILERVSKHHPVLLNRQPTLHRLSIQAFEPRLIEGNVLKLHPLVCSAFNADFDGDTMSIHIPLLPETILEAELLMKATTHILSPASGKPIVSPSRDIGMGCFYLTFISDEEEYPEDERKYISSFEEAKFLYHNGFVELHRPIRVRDEIGEIITTTVGRILFNEILPFELPFKNEEFEVKKLESLIKEIFNKFGYEKTVEVLDGLKEIGFLYSTIGGITIGIDDLKIPEKKKDIIERATKEAEKVERNYKKGIITEDERYNRIVDIWTSTTNEVCDYLMDTIEKDRSIKPFRINPIYLMVTSGARGNKNQVNQLMGMRGLMIRPTKKVTGGIGEIVETPVISNFREGLDLLEYFTSIHGGRKGLVDTALKTSDAGYLSRRLVDVAHSVIVTEEDCGTLEGILIGPLVEEDEVIIPLEERIIGRVAVDNVVDIVTDEEIVRAGEVIDEEKAKRLVEAGIQRIRIRSVLTCKAEKGVCAKCYGWDLSRGIVVNIGEAVGVVAAQSIGEPGTQLTLRTFHTGGTASRGIGSSQFTVKKDGILKYEDNLKTVMNKEGKMVVVHREGNVKIVDERGREFEKYTLRVGSIIELKDGSKVKEGQLIASWNPYSTPIITDKEGFIKYEDIEIGKTANKEMIIIPHKEDKDPRIILRDKKNNIIDGYHIPEGARIVVKEGEKVEPGDIIAEKVHTTARAQDITAGLPRVSELFEARVPRNPAVLSEIDGEVEIMPSEKGTRKIKVKNEETQTEKIYIIPYGKHLLVGNGDYVIAGRKLTDGPVVLQDILKIQGEKKVQEYLLNEIQKVYRVEGVTISDKHIEIIVRQMLSKVKVEDAGDTYLLEGEEISRVEIQKINESLPKGKNPATYKSLVLGITRVALSSSSFISASSFQETMKVLTNSAILGAEDYLEGLKENVILGRLIPAGTGKFTKEITEEKAEFIETQK from the coding sequence ATGGAAAGAAAAGGTAGTAGTTTTTCTTTTTTAGAAGAAAAAAATGAGTTTAATAACAAAGTGGTAGAAAATGTTGAAATACCAGACCTCCTTCTTGTTCAGAAAAAATCATATGAAGAATTTTTACAGCAAAATATTCTTCCTGGAAAAAGAGAAGTTAAAGGAATTGAAGAAGTTTTAAGAAAAATTTTCCCTATTGAAAGTAAAAATGGGAATTTAATACTTGAATATGTTAATTATACTATTGAGTTGCCTGTTTATTCAGTTGAGGAATGTATTGAAAATGGACTGACTTATGATGGAAAATTTAAAATAAAAGTTCGTCTTGCTATAAAAAATCATGAGACAGGGAAAATTATTTCGGTTAAAGAACAGGAAGTATATATTGGAAGTATTCCATTGATGACTGAAAGTGGTAGTTTTATTATAAATGGAATTGAAAGAGTAGTTGTAAATCAACTTTTAAGGTGCCCTGGTGTTTATTTTAAAGAAGAAGAAATAAATGGCCAAAAAACATTATATTCTGCCAAGGTATATCCTTTACGCGGCTTATGGATAGAGTTCCACATTGATAGCCATAATTGTCTTATCCTTTTTCTTGGGAGGAAAAAAGTTATCGGGACAATGTTTCTCAAAGCATTGGGTTTAACAAATGAAGATATTGTTAAGGAGTTTTATGGTTCAGAGGAGAAAATGCCTGAAAATTCAATTCTAAGACAGACATTACTGAGAGATACAACAAAGACCAGAGAAGATGCCTTAAAAGAAATTTATAAAGAACTAAGACCTGGTTATCCTCCAATCATTAAAGAAGCGGAAAGTTTTTTTAATTCTCTCTTTTTTTCAGATGAATTATATAGTTTGTCAGAAGCAGGAAGGGCACAGATAAATAGAAAATTAAACCTTAATCTTACACAACAGCATTTAACAAAAGAAGATATAATTGGGATAATAAAGTATCTTTTAAATCTTACTGAAAAAGGTGAGGGGACAACTGATGATATTGACCATTTAGGAAACAAAAGAGTAAGAACAACAGGTGAAATAGTAAAGGAACATCTTTATGAAGGTTTTTTAAGAATGCGAAGGTATTGTGAAGAGAAGATGAAAATTATTCCTCCCGAAGAAGTTGATAAGAAAGTTACTCCACAGGACTTTATAAATGGTAAAGTTTTAATGACTGTTTTAAATGATTTTTTTGCAAGAAACCAACTTTCGCAATTTCTTGAGAAAATAAATCCACTCTCAGAAATAACTCATAAAAGAAGAGTTACAGCAGTGGGAGAAGGTGGAATAAAAGAAAGAAAAAGGGCTGGTTTTGAAGTGAGAGATGTACATTATACACATTTTGGGAAAATATGCCCTATTGAAACACCAGAAGGAGCAAATATAGGACTAATTGGTTCTTTAACGGTTCATTCAAGAATAGGGGAACTTGGATTTATAGTAACTCCATATTTTAAAATTGAAAATGGGAAAGTTACAGATAAAATTGAATATTTAAATGCAAATGATGAAGAGAATTTTAAAATTGCTCCTCCTGATGTTGAGGTGGACCCAAAAACAAAGGAAATAAAAGAAGAAGTAGTAAAAGTTAGAGTAAAAGATGGTTTATTTGAAGTTGTCCCAAAAAATGAGGTTGATTATATAGGGGTTTCTCCTATTCAAATAGTTGGTGTTACTGCATCTCTTATACCATTCCTTGAACATGATGATTCAAACAGAGCACTTATGGGTTCAAATATGCAAAGACAAGGAGTTCCACTTATTAAAAGTGAAGTTCCTCTTGTAAAAACAGGGATGGAAAGATTTGTTATAAGAGATAGCGGGTCTGTTGTAAAAGTAAGAAGTGATGGAATTGTTAAATATGTTAGTGCAGAAAAAATTGTTATTGAGAAACAGGAAAAAGGTATTTTCCCATGGGAAAAAGAAGATATTTATTATTTGAAGAAATTTACGAGAACCAATCAGGATACATGTTTTCATCAAAGACCTGTTGTTGATATTGGGGACAGAGTTAAGAAAGGACAAATTATTTCAGATGGTCTAGCAACTTCAAAAGAAGGAGAGCTTGCATTAGGAAAAAATTTATTAGTTGCTTTTATGCCCTGGCATGGATATAACTATGAAGATGCAATTATTTTAAGTGAGAGAATGGTTAAAGAAGATGTTTTTACTTCTATTCACATAAGGGAATTTCCAGTTGAAGCAAGAGAAACAGAATTAGGTCCTGAAGAAATAACTGCTGACCTACCAAATGTTCCAGAATCCCGGCTAAAAAACCTTGATAAAAATGGAATAATAAGAGTTGGAGCCGAAGTTGAAGCAGATGATATTCTTGTTGGGAAAATTACTCCAAGAGGTGAATCTGAATTAACTCCTGAAGAAAAACTTTTAAGGGTAATATTTGGTGAAAAAGCGAAGGATGTTCAGAATACATCTTTAAAAGTTCCACCAGGAATTAAAGGAGTTGTTGTTAATGTTAGGAAATATGAAAGAAGAGAAAATATAAAAGAAGAAGATATAAAAAAGGAACTTAATAAAGTAAATAAGGAATATAAAGAAAAGGAAAAAATAATAAAAGAGATTATAAAAGAGCAAATAGAAAAAACTCTTAAATTACATAATATAAAGGCAAAAGTTACAACAACAAAAGAGACATGGAATAAAATAGTTGAAAAAATACAGGATGAAAAAGTAAAAGAGAAATTACAGAAATTAATAGATATAGAAAACGAAGAAATTAAAAAATTAAAGAAGGAACTAAGAGATAAAGAAAATAAAATAAAAAAAGGTCCTGAACTTGAAATGGATGTTATATATAAAATTGTTGTTGAAATTGCAGTTAAAAAGAAAGTATCTGTTGGTGATAAAATGAGTGGTAGACATGGAAATAAAGGAGTTATATCAAAAATTTTGCCAGAAGAAGATATGCCTTTTATAGAAGATGGAACACCCGTTGATATTATATTAAATCCCTTAGGTGTTCCATCAAGAATGAATATTGGGCAGATTCTTGAAACACATTTAGGCATTGCATTAAAAACGCTTGGATATAGTTATGAAACACCAATATTTAAAAGTATAAAAGAATTGGAAATTAAAGAACTACTTAAAAAAGGTGGACTATCAGAAAATGGGAAAATGACTTTATATGATGGCCAGACAGGAGAAAAGTTTTCTCAGCCAATTACTGTTGGTTATATTTATATGATGAAATTGATTCACTTAGCAGATGAAAAAATTCATGCAAGAGCAACTGGTTCATATTCACTTATAACTCAACAACCATTGGGAGGGAGAAGCCAATTTGGAGGACAGCGTTTAGGAGAAATGGAGGTCTGGGCACTTGAGGGATATGGAGCAGCACATACGCTTAAAGAAATGCTTACTGTAAAAAGTGATGATACTGAAGGAAGAAAACAAATATACGAGAGTATTGCAAAAGGTATTGATTTCAAATCAAATAATACTCCTGAATCGTTTAATGTATTAAAAAGAGAATTACAGGGACTTGGATTTGATTTGAGAGTTGAAAAAAGAAATATTGGGGGTAAATCAAAGGAAATTGTAACAATAAAAGTTGCTTCTCCAACTGTAATGCGTTCATGGTCTCATGGTGAAGTTAAAAAAGCAGAAACACTTAATTACAGAACATTGAGGCCTGAAAGAGAAGGGTTATTCTGTGAGAGAATATTTGGTCCAACAAAGGATTATGAATGTGCATGTGGTAAATATAAAAAATTAAGATACAAGGGAATAATATGCGATAGATGTGGTGTTGAAGTAACAACAAAAAGAGTAAGAAGAGAAAGAATGGGACATATTGAGCTTGCCACTCCTGTATCTTATGTATGGCTTTTTAAAAGTTCATCTAATTGGATGGGAATGTTACTTGACCTATCTCAAAGTGAACTTGAAATGGTTTTTTATTATGCGAGATATATAGTTATAGACCCTGGTAAAACAAACCTGACTAAAAAACAATTATTAACAGAATCAGAATATTATGAAATGACTGAAAAACATGGAAATGCATTTCGTGCAGAAATTGGTGCAGAGGCAATTTTTCACCTTTTGAAAGAAATAGACCTTATATCTCTTGAAGAACAGATAAAGCAGTCATTGAGTAAAATGAAAAAAAACGAGCGTGAAACAAAAAGAAAACTTATTAAAAAATTAAGGATGATCCAGGGACTTTTAAAGACGAATACTAAACCAGAATATCTTGTTACAAATATTATACCTGTTATACCTCCTGATTTAAGGCCATTACTTCCACTTGATGGAGGGAAATTTGTTGCTTCTGACCTGAATGACCTTTACCAAAGAGTTATAAACAGAAATAATCGTCTAAAGAAACTTATAAAATTGCAGGCACCGGATATTATCATAAGAAATGAGAAAAGGATGCTTCAAGAATCAGTGGATGCTTTAATGGATAATGGGAAACATGGAAATACTATTCTTGGAAAAGGGAGAAGACCTTTAAAATCACTTGCAGATGCATTAAGAGGTAAGCAAGGTAGATTCAGACAGAACCTTTTGGGCAAGAGAGTTGATTATTCAGGAAGAGCGGTTATTGCTGTTGGTTCTGAATTAAAATTAAATGAGTGTGGTGTTCCAAAAGAAATGGCTCTTGAACTTTTTAGTCCATTTGTTTTAAGAGAATTGAGGAAAAAAGAATATTTCCACACACTTGGTAGTGCAAAAAGAGCAATAAGAGAGAATAAAGAGGAGGTCTGGGAAATACTTGAAAGGGTTAGTAAACATCATCCAGTTCTTCTTAATAGACAACCAACTTTGCACCGACTGAGTATCCAGGCATTTGAACCACGGCTTATAGAGGGTAATGTACTTAAACTCCATCCTCTTGTTTGTTCAGCATTTAATGCTGATTTTGATGGAGATACAATGAGTATTCATATTCCACTATTGCCAGAAACAATATTAGAAGCAGAACTTTTAATGAAGGCAACAACTCATATACTTTCTCCAGCCAGTGGTAAACCAATTGTTTCTCCATCAAGAGATATTGGTATGGGTTGTTTCTATCTTACTTTTATTAGTGATGAAGAAGAATATCCTGAAGATGAGAGAAAATATATTTCAAGTTTTGAAGAAGCAAAATTTCTTTACCATAATGGGTTTGTTGAATTGCACAGACCTATTAGAGTGAGAGATGAAATAGGAGAAATTATTACAACAACTGTCGGAAGAATTCTTTTTAATGAAATTCTTCCGTTTGAATTGCCTTTTAAAAATGAGGAATTTGAAGTAAAGAAGTTAGAATCTCTTATAAAAGAAATATTTAATAAATTTGGCTATGAAAAAACAGTAGAAGTTCTTGATGGACTTAAAGAAATTGGATTTTTATATTCAACAATTGGAGGAATTACAATAGGTATAGATGACCTTAAGATACCCGAAAAGAAAAAAGATATTATTGAAAGAGCAACAAAAGAAGCAGAAAAAGTTGAAAGAAATTATAAAAAAGGAATTATAACAGAGGATGAAAGATATAATAGAATTGTGGATATATGGACCTCTACCACAAATGAAGTTTGCGATTATTTAATGGATACAATTGAAAAAGATAGAAGTATAAAGCCATTTAGAATCAATCCAATATATTTGATGGTAACATCAGGTGCAAGAGGTAATAAGAATCAGGTAAATCAGTTGATGGGAATGAGAGGACTGATGATAAGACCTACTAAAAAAGTTACAGGAGGTATTGGAGAAATTGTTGAAACCCCTGTTATATCAAATTTTAGAGAAGGTTTGGACCTTCTTGAATATTTTACATCAATACATGGAGGTAGAAAAGGGCTTGTTGACACTGCTTTGAAGACATCTGATGCTGGATATTTGAGTAGAAGGTTAGTTGATGTTGCTCATTCTGTTATAGTCACAGAAGAAGATTGTGGAACGCTTGAAGGTATCCTTATAGGTCCTCTTGTTGAAGAAGATGAAGTAATAATACCATTAGAAGAAAGGATAATTGGTAGAGTTGCAGTAGATAATGTTGTTGATATTGTTACTGATGAGGAAATTGTAAGAGCAGGTGAAGTTATTGATGAAGAAAAGGCAAAACGTCTTGTTGAGGCAGGAATACAGAGAATAAGAATAAGGTCAGTTCTCACTTGTAAAGCAGAAAAAGGTGTTTGTGCTAAATGTTATGGCTGGGATTTGTCAAGAGGAATAGTTGTTAATATAGGAGAGGCAGTAGGAGTTGTTGCAGCGCAATCAATTGGAGAGCCAGGGACACAACTTACATTAAGGACATTCCATACTGGGGGGACTGCTTCAAGAGGAATTGGTTCTTCTCAATTCACTGTTAAAAAAGATGGAATATTGAAATATGAAGATAATTTAAAAACAGTTATGAATAAAGAAGGTAAAATGGTAGTTGTTCATAGAGAAGGGAATGTAAAAATTGTTGATGAAAGAGGCAGAGAATTTGAAAAATATACATTAAGAGTTGGTTCTATTATTGAATTGAAAGATGGAAGTAAAGTTAAAGAAGGACAACTTATAGCAAGTTGGAATCCATATTCAACACCTATAATTACTGATAAGGAAGGATTTATAAAATATGAAGACATAGAAATTGGAAAAACAGCAAATAAAGAAATGATTATAATACCTCACAAAGAAGATAAAGACCCGAGAATAATTTTGAGAGATAAAAAAAATAATATTATTGATGGGTATCATATTCCAGAAGGAGCAAGAATTGTTGTAAAAGAAGGTGAAAAAGTAGAGCCAGGTGATATTATTGCTGAGAAAGTTCATACTACTGCAAGGGCACAGGATATTACTGCTGGACTTCCGAGGGTCTCTGAACTATTTGAAGCAAGAGTTCCCAGGAATCCTGCTGTATTGAGTGAAATAGATGGTGAGGTTGAAATAATGCCTTCTGAAAAAGGAACAAGAAAAATAAAGGTAAAAAATGAGGAGACACAAACAGAGAAAATCTATATAATTCCTTATGGAAAACATCTTCTTGTTGGAAATGGTGATTATGTTATTGCTGGAAGAAAGTTAACTGATGGACCTGTGGTGCTACAGGATATTTTAAAAATACAGGGAGAGAAAAAAGTCCAGGAGTATCTACTAAACGAAATTCAAAAGGTCTATAGAGTAGAAGGTGTTACAATAAGTGATAAACATATAGAAATAATTGTCAGACAGATGCTTTCAAAAGTAAAAGTTGAAGATGCAGGGGATACCTATCTTCTTGAAGGAGAAGAAATCAGTAGAGTTGAAATACAAAAAATAAATGAATCATTACCAAAAGGGAAAAACCCAGCAACATATAAATCATTGGTTTTAGGAATTACAAGAGTTGCATTAAGTAGTTCCAGTTTTATTTCTGCTTCTTCATTTCAAGAAACAATGAAAGTTCTGACAAATTCAGCAATTCTTGGAGCAGAAGATTATTTAGAAGGTTTAAAAGAAAATGTAATTTTAGGAAGATTAATTCCAGCGGGAACAGGTAAATTCACAAAAGAAATTACAGAAGAGAAAGCTGAATTTATTGAAACACAAAAGTAA